In the genome of Mycobacterium kansasii ATCC 12478, one region contains:
- the glgP gene encoding alpha-glucan family phosphorylase — MKALRRFTVRAHLPDRLAALDQLSTNLRWSWEKATQDLFASIDPALWASCGNDPVAVLGAVKPARLDELALDEEFLRRLDEQAADLNDYLSRPLWYQQQEQGYQQQEQGYQQQEQAGTAAASGLTLPASIAYFSMEFGIAEVLPNYSGGLGILAGDHLKAASDLGLPLIAVGLYYRSGYFRQSLTADGWQQETYPSLDPHGLPLRLLTHSSGDPVLVELALPDSAQLRARIWVAQVGRVPLLLLDSDIPENEHELRSVTDRLYGGDQEHRIKQEILAGIGGIRAIRAFTAIQGLPSPEVYHMNEGHAGFLGAERIRELITDSGLDFDTALTVVRSSTVFTTHTPVPAGIDRFPVDMVQRYFGDDEARLLPGVPTDRILALGAEDDPTKFNMAHMGLRLAQRANGVSLLHGRVSRAMFNELWPGFDPDEVPIGSITNGVHARSWAAPQWLQLGRELAGSDSFAEPAVWLRLQQVDAGHLWWIRSQLRSLLVADVRARLRQSWLERGASEAELGWIATAFDPDVLTIGFARRVPTYKRLTLMLRDPDRLEKLLLDPERPIQLIVAGKSHPADDGGKALIQQVVRFADRPQVRHRIAFLPNYDMSMARLLYWGCDVWLNNPLRPLEACGTSGMKSALNGGLNLSIRDGWWDEWYDGENGWEIASADGVADPERRDDLESSGLYNLLEQAVAPKFYERDERGVPPRWMEMVRHTLQTLGPKVLASRMVRDYVEHYYAPAAHSWRKTIGVADDGTEFGGARELAAYRRRAAAAWPQIEITDVDSAGLPDTPLLGSKLTLTAIVQLAGLQPDEVTVQAVLGRVDTGDVLLDPTTVDMAHTGTDGVSHIFSTTTPLPLAGSVGYTVRVLPRHPMLADGNELGLVTLAGG, encoded by the coding sequence GTGAAAGCCCTCCGCCGGTTTACCGTCCGTGCTCATTTGCCCGACCGTCTTGCCGCGCTGGACCAGTTGTCGACCAACCTGCGGTGGTCCTGGGAAAAGGCCACGCAGGACCTGTTCGCCAGCATCGACCCGGCATTGTGGGCAAGCTGCGGCAACGACCCGGTGGCGGTGCTGGGTGCGGTCAAACCGGCACGCCTGGACGAGTTGGCCCTCGACGAGGAATTCCTGCGCCGCCTCGACGAGCAGGCGGCCGACCTCAACGACTACCTGAGCCGTCCACTGTGGTATCAGCAACAAGAGCAGGGGTATCAACAACAAGAGCAGGGGTATCAGCAACAAGAGCAGGCGGGCACCGCGGCTGCGTCCGGGCTGACGCTGCCCGCCAGCATCGCGTATTTCTCGATGGAATTCGGCATTGCCGAGGTGCTGCCCAATTACTCCGGCGGCCTTGGGATCCTGGCGGGAGATCACCTCAAGGCCGCATCGGATCTGGGATTGCCGCTGATCGCGGTCGGTCTCTACTACCGGTCGGGATACTTTCGGCAGTCCCTGACCGCTGACGGCTGGCAGCAGGAGACCTATCCGTCGTTGGATCCGCACGGGTTGCCGTTGCGCCTGCTCACCCATTCCAGTGGTGATCCGGTGCTGGTCGAGCTGGCGCTGCCGGATTCCGCGCAACTGCGGGCGCGGATCTGGGTCGCACAGGTGGGCCGGGTTCCGCTGCTGCTGTTGGATTCCGACATCCCGGAAAACGAGCACGAGCTGCGCAGCGTGACCGACCGCCTTTACGGGGGTGACCAGGAACACCGGATCAAGCAGGAGATCTTGGCCGGCATCGGTGGGATACGGGCAATCCGCGCGTTCACCGCCATCCAGGGGTTGCCGTCCCCCGAGGTTTACCACATGAACGAGGGTCACGCCGGGTTCCTGGGAGCCGAACGCATCCGGGAACTCATCACAGATTCGGGATTGGACTTCGATACCGCGCTGACGGTGGTGCGGTCCAGCACGGTGTTCACCACGCACACTCCGGTGCCAGCCGGTATCGACCGGTTCCCGGTGGACATGGTGCAGCGTTACTTCGGCGATGACGAGGCGAGGCTGCTGCCGGGGGTGCCGACCGATCGGATCCTCGCGCTGGGCGCCGAGGACGATCCCACCAAGTTCAACATGGCCCACATGGGTCTGCGGCTGGCGCAGCGTGCTAACGGTGTCTCGCTGCTGCACGGCAGGGTCAGCCGGGCCATGTTCAACGAGCTGTGGCCCGGATTCGACCCAGACGAAGTACCGATCGGGTCGATCACCAACGGGGTGCACGCCCGCAGCTGGGCCGCGCCGCAATGGCTGCAACTGGGCCGCGAATTGGCCGGTTCGGACTCCTTCGCCGAGCCGGCCGTCTGGCTGCGGTTGCAGCAGGTGGATGCCGGCCATCTGTGGTGGATCCGGTCTCAGCTGCGCTCGTTGCTGGTTGCGGACGTTCGGGCGCGGTTGCGTCAGTCATGGCTGGAACGCGGTGCCTCTGAAGCTGAATTGGGTTGGATTGCAACGGCTTTCGATCCGGATGTGTTGACCATCGGGTTCGCCCGCCGGGTTCCGACATACAAGCGGCTGACCCTGATGCTGCGTGATCCGGATCGACTCGAGAAGCTGCTGCTCGACCCGGAACGGCCGATACAGCTGATCGTTGCGGGCAAGTCCCATCCGGCCGACGACGGGGGAAAGGCGCTCATCCAGCAGGTGGTGCGCTTCGCCGACCGGCCGCAGGTGCGCCACCGCATCGCCTTCCTGCCCAACTACGACATGTCCATGGCCCGGTTGTTGTACTGGGGTTGCGACGTGTGGCTGAACAACCCGTTGCGGCCGTTGGAGGCGTGTGGAACCTCAGGGATGAAGAGTGCGCTCAACGGGGGGCTGAACCTGTCCATCCGCGACGGGTGGTGGGACGAATGGTACGACGGCGAAAACGGCTGGGAGATAGCGTCTGCCGACGGCGTGGCCGATCCGGAACGACGCGATGACCTCGAGTCCAGTGGGCTGTACAACCTGCTGGAACAGGCGGTGGCACCGAAGTTCTACGAGCGCGACGAACGCGGCGTTCCCCCGCGATGGATGGAGATGGTGCGCCACACCCTGCAGACGCTGGGGCCCAAAGTGCTGGCTTCCCGCATGGTGCGCGACTACGTCGAGCACTACTACGCGCCGGCGGCGCATTCGTGGCGCAAGACCATCGGTGTCGCCGACGACGGCACCGAGTTCGGCGGGGCCCGCGAGCTGGCCGCCTACCGGCGGCGGGCCGCAGCAGCGTGGCCGCAAATCGAGATCACCGACGTGGACAGCGCCGGGCTGCCCGACACTCCGCTGCTGGGCTCCAAGCTGACCTTGACCGCAATCGTGCAGCTGGCCGGACTGCAACCCGACGAGGTGACCGTGCAAGCGGTGCTGGGCAGGGTCGACACCGGCGACGTGCTGCTGGACCCGACCACCGTCGATATGGCGCATACCGGCACTGACGGCGTCAGCCACATCTTCTCGACGACTACGCCGCTGCCGCTGGCGGGGTCCGTCGGGTACACCGTGCGCGTGCTGCCGCGCCATCCGATGCTCGCCGACGGCAACGAGCTCGGGCTGGTCACCTTGGCCGGGGGCTGA
- a CDS encoding DUF2017 domain-containing protein: MRKWKRVETRNGPRFRSALAPHEAALLKNLVGAMVGLFDERESTTPTDELEEITGIKTGHSDRPGDPTLRRLLPDFYKLDPGDPMTLDASETLNAALRSLHEPAIIDAKRGAAQQLLQTVPENGGRFELTESDANAWVAAVNDLRLTLGVLLNVGPQGPERLPADHPMAAHYDVYQWLTVLQEYLVLVLMGKPAG, encoded by the coding sequence GTGCGCAAATGGAAGCGCGTCGAAACCCGCAACGGCCCCCGTTTTCGATCCGCCTTGGCTCCCCACGAGGCAGCCCTGCTCAAGAATCTGGTCGGCGCGATGGTCGGGCTGTTCGATGAACGCGAATCGACTACTCCGACAGACGAACTCGAAGAGATTACCGGCATAAAGACCGGCCACTCCGATCGTCCGGGTGACCCGACGCTGCGTCGGCTGCTGCCGGATTTCTACAAGCTGGATCCGGGCGACCCGATGACCCTCGATGCCTCCGAGACGCTCAACGCCGCCCTTCGCAGTTTGCATGAGCCGGCCATCATCGACGCCAAACGCGGTGCGGCACAGCAGTTGCTGCAGACGGTCCCGGAAAACGGCGGTCGGTTCGAGCTGACCGAGTCCGATGCCAACGCCTGGGTTGCCGCCGTCAACGACTTGCGGCTGACTCTTGGAGTGCTGCTCAACGTCGGCCCGCAGGGGCCTGAGCGGCTGCCGGCTGACCATCCCATGGCGGCGCATTACGACGTCTACCAATGGCTGACAGTTCTGCAGGAGTACCTCGTCCTGGTGCTGATGGGTAAACCCGCCGGATGA
- a CDS encoding P1 family peptidase, which produces MNAITDVGGIRVGHYQRLDPDASLGAGWACGVTVVLPPPGTVAAVDCRGGAPGTRETDLLDPVNSVRFVDAVLLAGGSAYGLAAADGVMRWLEEHQRGVTVGMGGAGVVPIVPAAVIFDLPVGGWNCRPGADFGYLACDAAGTDVATGTVGAGVGARAGLLKGGVGTASITLPSGVTVGAVVVVNSVGNVVDPATGLPWMAELIDEFELTKPPAEQAEALAQLPTEASPMNTTIGVVATDAVLSPAACRRVAIAAHDGLARSIRPAHTPLDGDTVFALATGAVEVPPDPGLPAALSPETGLVSAVGAAAGDCLARAVLAGVIAAAPVAGIPSYRAMLPGAFGTRAEGNG; this is translated from the coding sequence ATGAACGCCATCACCGACGTCGGCGGTATCCGCGTCGGCCACTACCAGCGGCTTGATCCCGATGCGTCCCTCGGTGCCGGCTGGGCGTGCGGCGTCACCGTTGTGCTGCCGCCACCCGGAACGGTCGCTGCGGTCGATTGCCGCGGAGGTGCGCCCGGAACCCGCGAGACCGACCTGCTGGATCCGGTCAACAGTGTCCGCTTCGTGGACGCGGTGCTGCTCGCCGGCGGCAGCGCCTATGGCCTGGCCGCCGCCGACGGTGTCATGCGCTGGCTCGAGGAACATCAACGCGGTGTCACTGTCGGTATGGGGGGCGCCGGGGTGGTGCCCATTGTCCCGGCCGCGGTGATCTTCGACCTGCCGGTCGGGGGCTGGAATTGCCGGCCGGGAGCTGACTTCGGCTATCTGGCCTGTGACGCCGCGGGGACCGATGTCGCCACCGGGACCGTGGGCGCGGGCGTGGGCGCACGCGCCGGCCTCCTGAAGGGCGGCGTCGGCACAGCGTCCATCACGCTGCCGTCCGGCGTGACCGTCGGCGCGGTCGTCGTGGTGAACTCGGTGGGCAACGTCGTCGATCCGGCGACCGGCCTGCCGTGGATGGCGGAGCTGATCGACGAGTTCGAGCTGACCAAACCACCCGCCGAGCAGGCCGAGGCGTTAGCACAGCTGCCGACGGAGGCGAGCCCCATGAACACCACCATTGGGGTGGTCGCGACGGACGCGGTGCTGAGTCCGGCGGCGTGCCGGCGCGTCGCGATCGCGGCTCACGACGGGCTGGCCCGCTCGATCCGGCCGGCCCACACGCCGCTGGACGGCGATACCGTCTTCGCGCTGGCCACCGGTGCGGTCGAGGTGCCGCCGGACCCCGGGTTACCCGCGGCTCTCTCACCGGAGACGGGGCTGGTCAGCGCGGTGGGAGCGGCCGCCGGCGATTGCCTGGCCCGAGCGGTCTTGGCTGGTGTCATCGCCGCCGCGCCCGTGGCCGGAATACCGAGCTACCGCGCCATGTTGCCCGGAGCATTCGGAACGCGTGCGGAAGGGAACGGCTGA
- a CDS encoding nicotinate phosphoribosyltransferase: protein MLAAALRDGTANRRTTWEVFARRLPPGRRYGVVAGTGRLLELLPQFRFDNDACELLARFLDTQTLDYLRDFRFCGDIDGYAEGELYFPGSPVLSLHGSFAECVLLETVVLSIFNHDTAIASAAARMVSAAGDRPLIEMGSRRTHERAAVAAARAAYVAGFSGSSNLEAQRRYGIPTEGTAAHAFTMLHARRDGPPEVAELAAFRAQVEALGADTTLLVDTYDVTMGIANAVAAAGTGLGAVRIDSGELGVLARQARDQLDRLGAHQTRIMLSGDLDEFSIAALRAEPVDSYGVGTSLVTGSGAPTASMVYKLVEVDGIPVQKRSSHKESRGGRKEALRLSKPTGTITEEIVHPAGRPPATTEPHRLLTTPLVRGGDVVADTGTAALAAARKLVASGLGSLPWEGLKLAPGEPAIPTQTI, encoded by the coding sequence ATGCTGGCGGCCGCGCTGCGCGACGGCACAGCCAATCGCCGGACCACGTGGGAAGTCTTCGCCCGCCGGCTTCCCCCCGGCCGGAGGTACGGGGTGGTGGCCGGAACCGGTCGACTGCTGGAGCTGTTGCCGCAGTTCAGGTTCGACAACGACGCGTGCGAGTTGCTGGCCCGATTCCTCGACACCCAGACCCTGGATTACCTCCGGGATTTTCGCTTCTGCGGTGATATTGACGGCTACGCCGAAGGCGAACTGTACTTTCCTGGTTCCCCGGTTCTGTCATTGCACGGCAGTTTCGCCGAATGCGTGCTGCTGGAAACGGTGGTGCTGTCGATCTTCAACCACGACACGGCGATCGCATCGGCGGCAGCGCGGATGGTCAGCGCCGCCGGAGACCGCCCGCTGATCGAAATGGGCTCACGCCGGACGCATGAGCGCGCCGCCGTCGCCGCCGCCCGGGCCGCGTACGTCGCGGGCTTTTCGGGCTCGTCCAACCTGGAAGCCCAGCGGCGATACGGGATACCGACCGAAGGCACCGCCGCCCACGCGTTCACCATGCTTCACGCCCGCCGGGACGGCCCACCGGAAGTGGCCGAGTTAGCCGCATTCCGCGCGCAGGTCGAGGCGTTGGGCGCGGACACGACGCTGCTCGTGGACACCTATGACGTGACGATGGGCATCGCCAATGCTGTCGCGGCCGCCGGTACCGGGCTCGGTGCGGTCCGCATCGACTCCGGCGAGTTGGGCGTGCTGGCACGGCAAGCGCGCGATCAGCTCGACCGACTCGGCGCCCACCAGACCCGCATCATGCTCTCGGGCGACCTCGACGAGTTCTCCATCGCCGCGCTGCGCGCCGAGCCGGTCGACAGCTACGGCGTCGGCACGTCGCTGGTCACCGGTTCGGGTGCACCCACCGCGAGCATGGTCTACAAACTGGTCGAGGTCGACGGCATCCCGGTGCAAAAACGCAGCAGCCACAAGGAGTCCCGCGGCGGCCGCAAAGAAGCCCTGCGGCTGTCGAAGCCCACCGGCACCATCACCGAGGAGATCGTGCATCCGGCTGGGCGCCCGCCGGCCACCACCGAGCCGCACCGACTGTTGACCACGCCGCTGGTTCGCGGCGGGGACGTGGTCGCCGATACGGGTACCGCTGCGCTTGCGGCGGCACGCAAGCTCGTCGCATCCGGGTTGGGCAGCTTGCCTTGGGAGGGACTGAAATTGGCGCCCGGCGAACCGGCCATCCCGACGCAGACGATCTGA
- the clpS gene encoding ATP-dependent Clp protease adapter ClpS yields the protein MVAASAPAKPGSTGQRESAPVDVTASPWVTVVWDDPVNLMSYVTYVFQKLFGYSEPHATKLMLQVHNEGKAVVSAGSREAMEVDVSKLHAAGLWATMQQDR from the coding sequence ATGGTTGCTGCATCAGCGCCCGCCAAGCCCGGATCGACCGGGCAACGCGAATCCGCGCCGGTCGATGTGACGGCCAGTCCGTGGGTGACCGTCGTCTGGGACGATCCGGTCAACTTGATGAGCTATGTGACGTATGTGTTCCAGAAGTTGTTCGGCTACAGCGAGCCGCATGCCACCAAGCTGATGCTGCAGGTGCACAACGAGGGAAAGGCAGTGGTCTCGGCCGGTAGCCGGGAGGCCATGGAGGTCGACGTGTCCAAACTGCACGCCGCCGGATTGTGGGCGACGATGCAGCAGGACCGGTGA
- a CDS encoding ATP-dependent DNA helicase, translating to MSVQELLAVAVAALGGSERRGQLEMANAVEQAFTTGQHLVVQAGTGTGKSLAYLVPAIVRAVGDDGPVVVSTATIALQRQLVDRDLPRLADALATALPRRPQFALLKGRGNYLCLNKVHNGSATSDPAGEPQEELFNPMAVTALGRDVQRLTEWAATTDSGDRDDLKPGVADRSWSQVSVSARECIGVARCPFGSQCFSERARARAGAADIVVTNHALLAVDAVAESSVLPEHRLLVVDEAHELADRVTSVATAELTSATLGVAARRIARLVGPEVLERLEAASATLSSAIHDASPGRIDYLDDELATYLTALRDAAGAARSAIDSSSDAKAASARAEAAAALTDICDTASRILTSFTPAIPERTDVVWLDHEENRGSPRSVLRVAPLSVADLLARQVFDRSTAVLTSATLTIGGTFDAMAAAWGLTSDPPSDTGWRGLDVGSPFQHAKSGILYVAAHLPSPGRDGTGSAEQLTEIAELITAAGGRTLGLFSSMRAARAAAEAMRDRLSTPVLCQGDDTTSALVEQFSADPATSLFGTLSLWQGVDVPGPSLSLVLIDRIPFPRPDDPLLSARQRAVAARGGNGFMTVAANHAALLLAQGAGRLLRRVTDRGVVAVLDSRMVTARYGDYLRASLPPFWQTTSATQVRAALQRLSAAG from the coding sequence TTGTCCGTTCAAGAGCTGCTGGCCGTCGCCGTGGCCGCGCTGGGTGGCAGCGAACGCCGCGGCCAGCTGGAAATGGCCAACGCCGTCGAGCAGGCTTTCACGACCGGCCAGCACCTCGTCGTCCAGGCCGGCACCGGCACCGGGAAGTCGCTGGCGTACCTGGTTCCGGCGATTGTCCGTGCGGTCGGCGACGACGGGCCCGTCGTGGTGTCTACCGCAACGATCGCCCTGCAGCGGCAACTCGTCGATCGCGACCTACCCCGCTTAGCCGATGCGCTCGCCACCGCACTGCCCCGCCGGCCGCAGTTCGCGTTGCTGAAGGGGCGGGGAAACTACCTGTGTCTCAACAAGGTTCATAACGGCAGCGCAACCAGTGACCCGGCCGGGGAGCCGCAGGAGGAGCTCTTCAACCCCATGGCCGTCACCGCCCTGGGCCGCGACGTGCAACGCCTCACCGAATGGGCGGCTACGACCGACTCCGGGGACCGCGACGACCTCAAGCCCGGCGTGGCTGACCGGTCGTGGTCGCAGGTCAGCGTCTCCGCACGGGAATGCATCGGCGTGGCCCGATGCCCGTTTGGCTCCCAGTGCTTCTCCGAACGGGCCCGCGCCAGGGCGGGCGCGGCCGACATCGTCGTCACCAATCATGCGCTGCTGGCCGTGGACGCCGTTGCCGAATCCTCGGTGCTGCCGGAGCACCGGCTGCTGGTGGTCGACGAGGCGCATGAGTTGGCCGACCGGGTGACCTCGGTGGCAACCGCTGAGCTGACGTCGGCGACACTCGGTGTGGCGGCGCGGCGGATCGCGCGGTTGGTCGGCCCCGAAGTGCTCGAGCGGTTGGAAGCGGCATCGGCGACGTTGTCCTCGGCGATCCACGACGCGTCACCCGGACGCATCGATTACCTCGACGACGAGTTGGCGACATACCTGACGGCGCTACGCGACGCAGCCGGCGCAGCCCGATCGGCGATCGACAGCAGCAGCGACGCGAAAGCGGCATCCGCCAGGGCCGAAGCCGCGGCGGCCCTGACCGACATCTGCGATACCGCATCGCGAATCCTGACGTCCTTCACCCCCGCCATTCCCGAGCGCACCGACGTCGTCTGGCTCGACCACGAGGAGAACCGCGGTTCGCCGCGCAGCGTGCTGCGGGTGGCCCCGCTGTCGGTCGCCGACCTGCTCGCCCGCCAGGTGTTCGACCGCTCGACGGCGGTGCTGACCTCTGCGACGCTGACGATCGGCGGCACCTTCGACGCGATGGCGGCGGCCTGGGGCCTGACGTCAGACCCGCCTTCGGATACCGGCTGGCGCGGGCTGGACGTGGGATCGCCGTTCCAGCACGCGAAGTCGGGAATTCTCTACGTGGCGGCCCATCTTCCGTCGCCCGGGCGGGACGGCACCGGATCGGCCGAGCAGCTGACCGAAATCGCCGAACTCATCACCGCGGCCGGCGGGCGCACCCTTGGCCTGTTCTCCTCGATGCGCGCGGCGCGAGCAGCAGCCGAAGCCATGCGCGACCGGCTTTCCACACCGGTGTTGTGCCAGGGCGACGACACCACCTCCGCGCTGGTCGAACAGTTCAGCGCCGACCCTGCCACCTCGCTGTTCGGCACGCTGTCGTTATGGCAGGGCGTCGACGTTCCCGGACCCTCGCTGTCGTTGGTCCTGATCGACCGCATCCCGTTTCCGCGCCCGGACGACCCACTGCTGAGCGCGCGCCAGCGCGCGGTGGCGGCTCGCGGCGGCAACGGTTTCATGACGGTCGCCGCCAACCATGCGGCGCTGCTGCTGGCGCAGGGCGCGGGCCGGCTGTTGCGCCGGGTCACGGACCGTGGTGTGGTGGCGGTGCTGGACTCGCGCATGGTGACCGCACGCTACGGGGACTACCTGCGAGCCTCGCTGCCCCCGTTCTGGCAGACCACCAGCGCCACGCAGGTCCGCGCGGCACTGCAACGACTGTCGGCCGCCGGCTGA